ATGTAATAGACGTAAATTTGTCAAATGTAGAGACTGGAATAATCGGAATAAGGTGGGTAAAAAGTGATTAGGAAAAGAGACTTGTTGTCCTTAATAGAATATTTCAAAAGAGTTGAGGAAGGAAAAGAAAAATTAGATGAGAAATTTTCATTATCAAATTATTATCACATTACGAACATAGTAAAGGCTAATCTAACAGAAAAAGGAAACTTAAGGATAACTTGTTACTTAGAGTTTATTCCAATTAAAAGTGGTATTAAAGAGACATTAATGGGATATACACACTTTGAGGTTAACAATTTGCCTATAGCTAAACTAATTTATCTAAAGAGAGAGAATGTATTAACTAATGAGAAATTAAATACTTATTTTGAAATAGAGAAAAAGAGTGATCATGAAATTATCTTAAAAGCAAAATATGAACCTTCATTAAGAGTAGGAGAAAGAGTAAAGTGGAAATATTCAGTTTTATTTAAGAATTATCCTATAATGAATGAAGATTCTTATACTATACAGGTTGGCAGTCCTACTCGTTATATAAAACTTCTGATATATTTACCTAGAATAATAAAAAATGCTGAAGTATATAAAACAATAGCAGGATTTAAAGCAACTACTGGAAAATCACCACTTTTAACAGAGAAACACACTTTCTTGATTTCAAACAATATGATTAAACTTGAACTATGGGATGTGCATCATTCAGCTTATAAAGTTGAATGGAAATTAGAAGAATGACTACTTATAAACAGTATTTTAGGGAATGCAGTAATGAAAATCAGCAGATAATACTATATAAATTATTATCAATATTATCCTATAGATTTTATATGATCATTATTGAATGAATTCTCGCATATTTATGAGCACTAACCTAGCGTTAATATAATTTTTACATTTTTAATTTTTTGCGTATTACATACTAATTTATATAACTGCAATTCAACAGTCTCTTTATTTTATATAATATTTACTTTTATATTCTATGTAATAATTTTTCTAGTGAGAATTACTATTAGTGAAACTCTTAATCCGACAATATTAAGAGGAATTAAGAAATAATCTTTACAAAGAAATTACCTAAGAAAATACATTTTTAAAATGTGGATTAAACATTAAATCGACCCTTTTTTCCCTTATTTGATTTAATGTTAATATAGTACATGTTTTTTGCAAACGGTATAATTCAACTTACTAATAAATTTGTTTAACTTTAGACCGTAAGCATAAACAAATTTATATTTTCTGATAATTTTACTTATAAGATATTATTTCATATAATTATTTTTCAAAGGATAGCTTTTCTTACGTTAAATATTCTACGATATGTAAACATACCAAGCTCATAAGTACTTAACGATAAATGAGAATCGAGGAAATAATGGAACAAAAAGTATATAAATAGAGAATTATATATATTATCTTGATGCGTGTAGAATTTAACAAAAGAAAGAGAACCAAGTATGATATAATGTTTGACATTTTGTATGCACTTTCCGATGGACCGTTATCAAAAACTAGGCTCATTTACAAGGCTAATCTTACTTACGTTATAGCAGAAAAATACATACCATACCTTGAAAAGAAAAATGCAATTAAAAAGGAAGGAAGAGAATACGTTATAACACCTATAGGTAGAGAACTACTTGAGAAACTAAAAATTTATAGAGAGAAAGCTGACGAAATAAGACAATTACTCGTTAAAATAAAGCAGAAATTGAACACAAGTAATACTACAAGAAATAAAAGTAAACAGATAGCCTAATTTTTTTGTCTAATTTTCTGCAACTTTTGTTATTTTTTCCGATCTATAGAATTCTACGAGTGATTCTATTATGTAAAATATTAAACCTACAAATATTCCAATAACGATGTAAGAATAATATAAAGAAACAGGATATATATAGTTAAATTCAAAAAACACAAAAGGAAGAGCAAGAATTACAAGGATTATTCCAACTATCTTTAACAATCTAGATCTAGAATATAAACTGTTTGCTATCGCATCTATTTTACTGATAATGTTAAGATAATAAATTAATTGATTTAATTCTTTTCTCATTTTTTCAGCTTTTTCTCCTACTTCTTTACTAAGTTCTTCAACTAAACTTTCTTCGCTTATATTTTTTAAATTAGGTAAGAGAGATATTTCATCCATTAAGTCAGAGAATTCACTTTCAGTAAGAAAATTAACGCTTCGCTCTAAGAAGTTTATGGTAAGCTTTTTCCTCACAGTATCTCTCAATTGAGACGATTGGGTTTTCATCATATTTGATATAATGAATAAACCTAAAGCGTATACAAGACTTATGATTAACGGGAAGAGTAGTATTAAATGCATAATATAAATTAAGTTTTGAACAAAAAAACCTTATCTTAAACCTCCAAGAGGTAAATTACACCATCATCTTCTATCCACAATTTATTTTCATTGAGCATTATTGGCTTAGATAATATTGCAGAAATTTTTAATAGTTCGTTTAAGTCTTTAACTCTTACAATCTTTGCGTTATTGAACTCGGCTTTCTCTACATGAACTACTATTTTCTTATACTTGTTAAGTTTCTTCATAATTAAGTCTTTCATAGAGAGTTTTTTACTTTCTGTAAATAATAGCATAAAGGCAAGTAATATGGCTGGAACTATTACGTATGATAATCCAATAAGTGAGTAATTTGCATCTACAACTTCATAAATAGGATAGTAATATGTGTTGTTATATATTGAGGTTGTTATGTACCCATTATTATCATTTATCACAATGTAGGGGTACAACGTAATATTTCCCATTTTTGCTTTTATGTCAATATATATTACTGGCGTTACTGGTTCTAATTTATACGTCAACGTTAAATTCTCTGCTAAATCATATATTTGAGTTAGGTTAAGTGGAATTAAAGAGTTCAGTTTCCCTCTCGATAAAGTAAAATTAAGGTTAGAAATCTGTAATATCAAAGAATAATTTCCCTCAGTTAGATTAGGATAAAATCCTAGATTAACGTATAACATGTATAAATCTGATAGTGGATAACTCGTGAGAGATATTAGCTTACCATATAATGGCTTTACTATTTCTTTAGCTATATAATTTTTAACTAATTTTACTGAAATTACATCACCATTTACAGTTGTAACGTTTATTAAAGCTGAATTATTTATCGTAATGCTGATAATTGGATAAACTGAAACTCCTATTTCATTATTAATTACATTACTTAAGTTTATTAAATAAGTTAAGTTTAAGGGTATTAAACCAGAATGTGAAAAGTTACTGTAAACTAACTTATTATAATACGGTGTCACGAGGTAAACGTTATATTGAATTCCTGAGATATTTGTCTTTATAAATAGTTCTTTTGTTATTTTAAGAAAATAATAAGGTTGATTGTATACTACTGTTGAATTATATAAAGCATTTTTGTAAAGAGTTGCAAAGGTAGATATGCCTATATATGAAATTATATGAGTTTTTGTAATATTACCAATAGTTACGTTTTCTCCATAAGGATAAAAGTATAAGATGCCTTTAGTAAAACATGTGACTTCTGCTGCTAATTCATCTCCTACAAAGATCTTATGAGGTAGAGATGATTGGTAACTAGCATAATTAACGTAAGAAGCACCTATAATAGCTAGAATTAGGATTATTATGATAAGTCTTCTTAATGTATTATTTAATTTATATTTTTTCACGGATAATCACCGTGAGGAATGTATATGATCTCTTTAAAATTATTTGTCTCTATCTCTATTGTATTCAAATTAGGAATATAATGGAAAAAAACTGATTCTCCTGGGTAAAGAATTACAGATTGATTACCATATATTACTATAATAGTAAAATTATAGGGATTATAAACTTCTATTGTGCTCTCATTTATTAAATAAGCAATACGAGGATCTATTATGGCCTTCATCTGTATTCTTTGAGTTACTATTAGAGTTAAGGATTCAACGTAAGATAAAGAGTATAAGAAAGATAAAATGACAATAGTAAGTAGTAGAATTAAAGAGATTGACTTTTTCCCTAGTATAAATACCATGGTAATCTATTTTGTCTTTAAATATAAAAATACTACTGGAAATTTACATCAAAAAATATATTCAATGTACTGAAAAGTGATATTATTTACAATGGCATTTAATGTTAAATTTGTGAGAAAGTAACATTAAATGTAATTCAATTTCATAACAAAAATTATCGAATATAAGGAAATATTTAAATAAAGGAAACTCAAAGAATGTAATCAGAGATAAGCCATGCAGAAATCCACAAAAGCCCTCCTATTCGGTGTTACTGTTGGAATATTGCTAATATCTATGGTAGCATCACTAACATTCTACTACACCGC
The nucleotide sequence above comes from Sulfurisphaera javensis. Encoded proteins:
- a CDS encoding winged helix-turn-helix domain-containing protein, with amino-acid sequence MRVEFNKRKRTKYDIMFDILYALSDGPLSKTRLIYKANLTYVIAEKYIPYLEKKNAIKKEGREYVITPIGRELLEKLKIYREKADEIRQLLVKIKQKLNTSNTTRNKSKQIA